From a region of the bacterium BMS3Abin02 genome:
- the scpA_2 gene encoding methylmalonyl-CoA mutase codes for MTARERWEREYAAGRKRRERFETLSFEEVPALGLPADGDPDPRIGYPGQYPYTRGIHPTGYRGRLWTTRQFAGFAGVKETNERFRSLLAKGQNGLSVAFDMPTLMGIDSDDPRSLGEVGNCGVAVDSADDMVTLFHGIPLADVSVSMTINGPAEVLFAFFLVAAEEQGVDWSDVRGTLQNDILKEYIAQKEWIFPPAPHMRIIVDMIDFCTREVPQWNTISISGYHIREAGATAAQELAFTLGDGFAYVEACLRRGLEIPDFAPRLSFFFDAHLDFFEEIAKFRAARRIWARWMREKYGATDERSLKLRFHTQTAGVSLTAQQPDNNVVRTAIEALAAVLGGTQSLHTNALDEVYALPTERAAEIALRTQQVIAEETGVANTIDPLGGSWFVEEMTDKVEARAEEILQKVLTLGDGSMFDGTLRGIEESFFQGALADSAYEFEKAVGTGERSVVGVNKYVDDTDAAIETLVIPEEVEKVQCEAVRTLRSNRDQQAVDAALKALEEGARSDANLMELMVDAARVRVTEGEIVEALKQVFGSYHESARI; via the coding sequence GTGACCGCACGGGAGCGATGGGAGCGGGAGTACGCCGCAGGGCGCAAGCGTCGTGAGCGGTTTGAGACCCTCTCGTTCGAAGAGGTCCCGGCGCTCGGACTCCCCGCCGACGGCGATCCCGACCCTCGCATCGGCTATCCGGGTCAGTACCCGTACACGCGTGGCATTCATCCGACCGGGTACCGGGGTCGGCTGTGGACGACTCGCCAGTTCGCGGGGTTCGCGGGCGTCAAGGAGACGAACGAGCGGTTTCGGTCACTGCTGGCGAAAGGCCAGAACGGGCTTTCGGTCGCGTTCGACATGCCGACGCTCATGGGGATCGATTCGGACGATCCCAGGTCGCTCGGCGAGGTCGGCAACTGCGGCGTCGCGGTCGACTCGGCCGACGACATGGTGACCCTGTTCCATGGGATCCCTCTCGCAGACGTCTCCGTGTCGATGACGATCAACGGCCCTGCCGAGGTGCTCTTTGCGTTCTTCCTCGTGGCCGCCGAAGAGCAGGGCGTCGACTGGAGCGATGTGCGCGGAACACTGCAGAACGACATCTTGAAGGAGTACATCGCACAGAAGGAATGGATCTTCCCTCCGGCTCCGCACATGCGGATCATCGTCGACATGATCGACTTCTGCACGAGGGAAGTGCCCCAGTGGAACACGATCTCCATCTCCGGCTATCACATCCGCGAGGCAGGCGCCACCGCAGCCCAGGAGCTCGCGTTCACGCTCGGCGACGGGTTCGCCTACGTGGAGGCGTGCCTACGCCGGGGTTTGGAGATCCCCGACTTCGCTCCGCGCCTGTCGTTCTTCTTCGACGCCCACCTCGACTTCTTCGAAGAGATCGCCAAGTTCAGGGCGGCACGCCGTATCTGGGCCCGGTGGATGCGTGAGAAGTACGGGGCAACCGACGAGCGCTCCCTCAAGTTGCGTTTCCATACCCAGACCGCCGGCGTGTCCTTGACCGCCCAACAGCCTGACAACAACGTGGTCCGAACGGCGATCGAGGCGCTCGCGGCGGTGCTCGGCGGGACTCAGAGTCTGCACACCAACGCCCTCGATGAGGTGTATGCGCTGCCGACCGAACGAGCGGCGGAGATCGCGCTACGTACCCAGCAGGTCATCGCCGAGGAGACCGGCGTGGCGAACACGATCGACCCGCTGGGCGGTTCGTGGTTCGTGGAGGAGATGACCGACAAGGTCGAGGCGAGAGCCGAAGAGATCCTCCAGAAGGTCCTCACGCTGGGAGACGGGTCCATGTTCGACGGGACGCTGCGCGGCATCGAGGAGAGCTTCTTCCAGGGTGCGCTCGCCGACTCGGCCTATGAGTTCGAGAAGGCCGTCGGGACCGGTGAGCGGTCGGTCGTCGGAGTCAACAAGTACGTCGACGACACCGATGCGGCGATCGAGACGCTCGTCATCCCCGAAGAGGTGGAGAAGGTCCAGTGCGAAGCCGTCCGGACGTTGCGGTCCAACAGGGATCAGCAAGCCGTCGACGCGGCGTTGAAGGCGCTCGAGGAAGGCGCGAGAAGCGACGCCAACCTGATGGAATTGATGGTCGACGCTGCCCGTGTTCGGGTGACCGAGGGTGAGATCGTCGAGGCGTTGAAGCAAGTGTTTGGGTCATATCATGAGTCGGCTCGCATTTGA
- the yodB gene encoding HTH-type transcriptional regulator YodB — MMDKQLTDDGVSKAVFGYCPRFHAAVELIGSRWTGAILLVMLGGASRFSTIHDAIPGLSDRLLSERLRELEAAGVVRRDVSDTKPVTITYTLTDKGQALAPVVQEILNWSQIWQEI; from the coding sequence ATGATGGATAAGCAACTTACGGATGATGGTGTCAGCAAGGCCGTCTTCGGCTACTGCCCCCGCTTCCACGCGGCGGTGGAGCTGATCGGCAGCAGATGGACGGGCGCCATCCTTCTCGTCATGCTGGGGGGTGCCTCACGCTTCTCCACGATCCACGACGCAATCCCCGGCCTGTCGGACCGTCTCCTCTCCGAACGCCTCCGCGAGCTCGAGGCCGCGGGCGTGGTTCGGCGCGATGTCTCCGACACGAAGCCGGTCACCATCACGTACACGCTCACGGACAAAGGCCAAGCCCTGGCCCCGGTGGTGCAAGAGATCCTCAACTGGTCCCAGATCTGGCAGGAGATCTGA
- the mmsA_2 gene encoding methylmalonate-semialdehyde dehydrogenase [acylating], with the protein MNTITHWIDNRPYASTSSRRGPVYEPASGEQSAQVAFAAAEDVDRAVASAVRAYPGWRETSLSRRQQILFEYRELVNRHKQDMARAVTLEHGKTLPDALGEINRGLEVVEFACNIAHLLKGEYSENVSTGVDTWTVRQPLGVVAGITPFNFPAMVPMWMFPIAIATGNTFLLKPSEKDPSASMLAAEWFAAAGLPDGVFNVVQGDKVAVDRLLEHPDITAISFVGSTPVARYIYETATRAGKRVQALAGAKNHMIVLPDADMDLAADSAVSAGYGSAGERCMAISVVVTVGNAAERLLPKIEERIARLVIGPGLDAGSELGPLITREHRDRVAGYVDTGVEEGADLIVDGRGLRLKGCENGYFFGPTLFDNVTPDMTIYRDEIFGPVLGVVRTESFEDAIGLINENPWGNGTAVFTNDGGAARKFQHEVLVGMVGINVPIPVPLAFYSFGGWKQSLFGDHSIYGPDGVRFYTRPKVLIGRWPDPIHRGVDLGFPQHD; encoded by the coding sequence GTGAACACGATCACCCACTGGATCGACAACCGGCCCTATGCGAGCACGTCGAGTCGCCGCGGCCCGGTCTACGAGCCCGCAAGCGGTGAGCAATCGGCGCAGGTTGCTTTCGCGGCCGCCGAGGACGTCGACCGGGCGGTCGCCAGTGCCGTGCGAGCCTATCCGGGCTGGCGCGAGACGTCGCTCTCCCGGCGCCAACAGATTCTCTTCGAGTACCGCGAGCTGGTGAACCGGCACAAGCAGGACATGGCACGCGCCGTGACCCTCGAGCACGGCAAGACGCTGCCCGATGCCCTCGGCGAGATCAACCGCGGTCTCGAAGTGGTCGAGTTCGCCTGCAACATCGCTCACCTGCTGAAGGGCGAGTATTCGGAGAACGTGTCGACGGGCGTCGACACGTGGACCGTCCGCCAGCCACTCGGCGTCGTTGCGGGGATCACTCCGTTCAACTTCCCTGCGATGGTCCCGATGTGGATGTTCCCCATCGCCATCGCCACCGGCAACACCTTCCTACTCAAGCCATCGGAGAAGGATCCGTCCGCGTCGATGCTCGCCGCCGAATGGTTTGCAGCCGCCGGCCTGCCCGATGGCGTGTTCAACGTGGTGCAAGGCGACAAGGTGGCGGTGGACCGATTGCTCGAACACCCCGACATCACCGCCATCAGCTTCGTGGGTTCGACACCTGTCGCCCGCTACATCTACGAAACGGCAACGCGCGCAGGCAAGCGGGTCCAGGCGCTCGCGGGCGCCAAGAACCACATGATCGTGCTGCCCGACGCCGACATGGACCTGGCCGCGGACTCCGCCGTGTCGGCCGGCTACGGCTCCGCCGGCGAACGGTGCATGGCGATCTCGGTCGTCGTCACCGTCGGGAACGCCGCCGAGAGGCTCCTGCCGAAGATCGAGGAGAGGATTGCCCGGCTCGTGATCGGTCCCGGCCTCGACGCCGGCTCGGAGCTCGGTCCCCTGATCACGAGAGAGCATCGCGACCGGGTCGCCGGGTACGTCGACACGGGGGTCGAAGAAGGAGCGGACCTGATCGTCGACGGTCGCGGCCTCCGCCTGAAGGGCTGCGAGAACGGCTACTTCTTCGGTCCCACCCTCTTCGACAACGTCACACCCGACATGACCATCTACCGGGACGAGATCTTCGGTCCGGTACTCGGCGTGGTGCGCACCGAGAGCTTCGAAGACGCCATCGGGCTGATCAACGAGAACCCGTGGGGAAACGGCACGGCGGTGTTCACCAACGACGGTGGAGCGGCTCGCAAGTTCCAACACGAGGTGCTCGTCGGGATGGTGGGCATCAACGTGCCGATCCCGGTTCCTCTCGCGTTCTATTCCTTCGGAGGCTGGAAACAGTCCCTCTTCGGAGATCACTCGATCTACGGTCCCGACGGTGTGCGCTTCTACACGCGCCCGAAGGTGCTGATCGGCCGTTGGCCGGATCCGATCCATCGAGGTGTCGATCTGGGATTCCCTCAGCACGACTGA
- the bfmBAB_1 gene encoding 2-oxoisovalerate dehydrogenase subunit beta produces MAQLSYRDAVARGLAQEMERDASVVLIGEDVAKAGGVFKTTAGLFDRFGPERVRDTPISEEAITGMIMGAAMNGLRPIGELMFSDFLATCWDIVANQIAKTRYMSGGQVSLPLVIRTANGGGARFGGQHSQSLENWAMAIPGLKVVAPSNPADVIGLLAAAIRDPDPVIFFEHKALFATKGEVPDGELVDTLGTARILRSGSDVTIVALAAMVPKAVTAADLLAKEQISAEVIDLRSLVPLDTATVLGSVAKTSRLVTVEENPRLVGWGAEIVSIVAEEIFWDLDGPIIRITTPYIPLPATDCLEDLAIPSVDRIVDTVRAAIG; encoded by the coding sequence ATGGCGCAACTGAGCTACCGAGACGCCGTCGCGCGGGGCCTCGCACAGGAAATGGAGCGAGACGCCTCCGTGGTGCTCATCGGCGAAGATGTCGCCAAGGCGGGTGGCGTGTTCAAGACCACCGCCGGCCTGTTCGATCGGTTCGGGCCAGAACGTGTGCGGGACACCCCGATCTCCGAGGAAGCGATCACCGGGATGATCATGGGCGCCGCCATGAACGGGCTCCGACCGATCGGCGAGCTGATGTTCAGCGACTTCCTGGCAACGTGCTGGGACATCGTCGCCAACCAGATCGCCAAGACCCGCTACATGAGCGGAGGACAGGTGTCCCTTCCGCTCGTCATCCGCACCGCCAACGGAGGCGGTGCCCGATTCGGTGGTCAGCACTCCCAGAGCCTGGAGAACTGGGCAATGGCGATCCCGGGACTCAAGGTCGTGGCCCCGTCGAATCCGGCCGATGTCATCGGGCTGCTCGCTGCTGCGATTCGCGACCCCGATCCTGTGATCTTCTTCGAACACAAGGCGCTGTTTGCGACAAAAGGCGAGGTCCCCGACGGTGAGCTGGTCGACACGCTCGGAACCGCACGGATTCTTCGCTCGGGTTCCGATGTGACCATCGTCGCGCTCGCCGCCATGGTCCCCAAGGCGGTCACCGCAGCCGATCTGCTGGCGAAGGAGCAGATCTCCGCGGAAGTGATCGACCTGCGTTCCCTGGTGCCCCTCGACACCGCGACGGTCCTCGGCTCGGTCGCCAAGACATCGCGTCTGGTGACCGTCGAGGAGAACCCTCGCCTGGTGGGCTGGGGCGCCGAGATCGTGTCGATCGTTGCGGAAGAGATCTTCTGGGACCTCGACGGGCCGATCATCAGGATCACCACGCCGTACATCCCCCTGCCGGCAACCGACTGCCTGGAGGACCTCGCGATACCGTCGGTCGATCGCATCGTCGACACCGTGCGGGCGGCAATCGGATAG
- the acoA_2 gene encoding acetoin:2,6-dichlorophenolindophenol oxidoreductase subunit alpha, protein MHTPPDDDVTIETATQMSLYTAMVRARYFEKRAHDLFLQGLVKGTTHLGLGQEAVAAGFAQAMQAGDMTYCTYRGHNHTLLRGAPMGALMGELLGRANGICGGKGGSMHLTDVSVGAMGSYAIVGAHLPIAAGAAWAAKVRGTSQVSVCFFGDGTTNIGAFHEALNIASVWKLPVVFVCENNLYMEYTPIVDVTAVPNPAADRASAYGLEGTIVDGNDVEAVFATALAAIARARRGDGPALIEAKTYRHGGHSRADPGKYRPDEEVRAWKARDPIVTYRALLETRGIAGGRLDRIEEAATAEVDEATELAKRTPVPSPDVLMTDLWADGGSSWRN, encoded by the coding sequence ATGCACACACCTCCCGACGATGACGTCACCATCGAAACGGCCACTCAGATGAGCCTCTACACGGCCATGGTTCGCGCCCGGTATTTCGAGAAGCGGGCCCATGACCTGTTCCTGCAGGGCCTCGTCAAGGGAACGACGCACCTCGGCCTCGGACAGGAGGCGGTGGCCGCCGGCTTCGCCCAAGCGATGCAGGCCGGCGACATGACCTATTGCACGTATCGCGGCCACAACCACACGCTGCTGCGCGGCGCCCCGATGGGTGCGCTCATGGGCGAACTGCTCGGCCGGGCAAACGGCATCTGCGGCGGGAAGGGTGGTTCCATGCATCTGACCGACGTGTCTGTCGGTGCCATGGGCTCCTATGCAATCGTCGGCGCCCACCTCCCGATCGCCGCCGGCGCCGCATGGGCAGCCAAGGTGCGCGGTACCTCGCAGGTCTCGGTGTGTTTCTTCGGCGACGGGACGACCAACATCGGTGCGTTTCACGAGGCGCTCAATATCGCCTCGGTCTGGAAGTTGCCCGTGGTGTTCGTCTGCGAGAACAACCTCTACATGGAGTACACGCCGATCGTCGATGTCACCGCGGTGCCGAACCCGGCTGCAGACCGTGCCTCCGCGTACGGTCTCGAGGGCACGATCGTGGACGGCAACGATGTCGAAGCGGTCTTCGCCACGGCGCTCGCCGCGATCGCACGGGCCCGGCGCGGTGATGGCCCGGCACTCATCGAGGCCAAGACGTACCGGCATGGAGGCCACTCTCGTGCCGATCCCGGCAAGTACCGACCTGATGAAGAAGTCCGGGCGTGGAAAGCCAGGGACCCGATCGTCACCTATCGCGCGCTCCTCGAGACGCGCGGCATCGCCGGCGGCCGGCTCGATCGAATCGAGGAGGCGGCCACCGCCGAGGTCGACGAAGCGACCGAGCTCGCCAAGCGCACGCCGGTCCCCTCCCCCGATGTGCTCATGACCGATCTCTGGGCAGATGGAGGTTCCTCATGGCGCAACTGA
- the livH_5 gene encoding high-affinity branched-chain amino acid transport system permease protein LivH: protein MDKFLISSFNGITLAALYFIVASGFSLIFGVMRIVNLAHGSLYLAGAYLGWEVGDATGNWWLGLIVGALAMMLLGIVLQVGIFSWMQGEDLRQAMITIGISIVIADQMLARYGGFAYQFPYPDFLRGATLIPVLGIRYPTYRLFLVVIAFVLGVLLWLLLSKTKLGMTIRAGIDDRDMLSALGVNVARVFVVVFALGAFLAGFAGVIGGTAFSIIPGEDARFLVASLVVVIVGGMGSLGGAAIGALLVGMASQYSLAYVSTYAPLVTFALMTVVLALRPRGLFGREAREGI, encoded by the coding sequence TTGGACAAGTTCCTGATCTCTTCCTTCAATGGCATCACGCTCGCCGCTCTTTACTTCATCGTGGCGAGTGGTTTCAGCCTCATCTTCGGTGTCATGCGCATCGTCAATCTGGCCCACGGCTCGCTCTATCTCGCCGGCGCCTACCTGGGTTGGGAGGTCGGCGACGCCACCGGCAACTGGTGGCTGGGGCTCATCGTCGGGGCGCTCGCAATGATGCTCCTGGGCATCGTCCTGCAGGTGGGGATCTTCAGTTGGATGCAGGGGGAGGATCTTCGACAGGCGATGATCACCATTGGCATTTCGATCGTCATCGCCGACCAGATGCTCGCTCGCTACGGGGGATTCGCCTACCAGTTCCCCTATCCCGACTTCCTCAGAGGCGCCACGCTGATCCCCGTCCTCGGGATTCGCTATCCCACCTATCGGCTCTTCCTGGTCGTGATCGCCTTCGTGCTGGGGGTGCTCCTGTGGCTTCTCCTGTCCAAGACCAAGCTCGGCATGACGATTCGAGCAGGCATCGACGACAGGGACATGCTCTCGGCTCTCGGTGTCAACGTCGCCAGGGTGTTCGTCGTCGTGTTCGCCCTCGGAGCCTTCCTGGCCGGCTTCGCCGGCGTGATCGGCGGGACGGCCTTCTCCATCATCCCCGGGGAAGATGCCCGGTTCCTCGTCGCGTCACTCGTGGTGGTCATCGTCGGCGGCATGGGCAGCCTCGGTGGAGCGGCAATCGGCGCCCTCCTCGTGGGCATGGCCAGCCAGTACAGCCTTGCCTACGTGTCCACCTACGCGCCCCTGGTCACGTTCGCGCTGATGACCGTCGTCCTGGCCCTTCGGCCGCGAGGTCTGTTCGGCCGGGAAGCACGAGAGGGGATCTAA
- a CDS encoding leucine/isoleucine/valine transporter permease subunit — translation MDRIVTELKDWRVVVGVVLAVFLILLPMLVSEFWVTEIASKSLWMGIIALSLIFLVKFGGMISFAQLATAGLAGYAVAYVSYHETGSWLLGVVLGILVATLGGALFGLISVRTEGIYLLMITLALGMLVFFFANQNCEIFNCHRGIGPVPAPKIGPLDLTAANPFYYFSLVIAAFVYALVRYVGRAPFGLALQGIRDNPRRMRSLGYWVGLHKVLAFGFAGFIAGLGGILMVWHRVNMSPSVVDLTRNIDILIVAVVGGIAYAEGAFLGAVFFNVADTFTAEFFTRERFNTIIGLVFIALLILSPNGLLGIPARVRRVLRRAPVRGVAVLSEGEETVESELL, via the coding sequence ATGGATCGAATCGTCACCGAACTGAAAGACTGGAGGGTCGTTGTCGGGGTGGTCCTGGCAGTGTTCCTGATCCTGCTCCCGATGCTCGTGTCCGAGTTCTGGGTGACCGAGATCGCCAGCAAGTCGCTCTGGATGGGCATCATCGCACTGAGTCTCATCTTCCTCGTCAAGTTCGGCGGGATGATCTCCTTCGCCCAGCTGGCCACTGCGGGACTCGCCGGCTACGCGGTCGCGTACGTCAGTTACCACGAGACGGGGAGCTGGCTGCTCGGAGTGGTCCTCGGGATCTTGGTTGCGACGCTCGGCGGGGCACTCTTCGGGCTCATCTCCGTACGCACCGAAGGGATCTATCTGCTGATGATCACCCTCGCGCTCGGGATGCTCGTGTTCTTCTTCGCGAACCAGAACTGTGAGATCTTCAACTGCCATCGGGGCATCGGTCCCGTGCCGGCTCCCAAGATCGGGCCGCTCGACCTGACGGCGGCGAATCCCTTCTACTACTTCTCGCTGGTCATCGCGGCGTTCGTGTACGCACTCGTGCGCTATGTGGGCCGGGCGCCGTTCGGTCTCGCCTTACAGGGGATACGGGACAACCCTCGGCGGATGCGCTCGCTCGGGTACTGGGTGGGTCTGCACAAGGTGTTGGCGTTCGGCTTCGCAGGCTTCATTGCCGGATTGGGCGGCATCTTGATGGTGTGGCACCGCGTCAACATGTCTCCGTCGGTGGTCGATCTGACCCGCAACATCGACATCCTGATTGTTGCGGTCGTCGGAGGCATCGCGTATGCAGAGGGCGCCTTCCTCGGTGCAGTTTTCTTCAATGTGGCAGATACGTTCACGGCCGAGTTCTTCACCCGTGAACGGTTCAACACGATCATCGGGCTGGTCTTCATCGCACTGCTGATCCTCTCGCCCAACGGGCTGTTGGGGATCCCGGCCCGTGTTCGCCGGGTGCTGCGACGTGCCCCGGTCAGGGGGGTCGCCGTGCTTTCGGAGGGAGAGGAGACCGTGGAATCAGAGCTTTTATGA
- the cysA_3 gene encoding sulfate/thiosulfate import ATP-binding protein CysA: MTDTARPEANVPVLQLQGVGRRFGALQAVRDVTMEIAEGERRAILGPNGAGKTTLFNVIAGDFLPTSGDVFFFGTKITDLPAHKRTRMGLARTYQTSLLFGGLSVRDNIFLGVRGVKPRRLSLRRPTKNDRDHATVERLAESVGLTSVLDTGVDSLSHGQQRQLEIAMALSSSPRLLLLDEPAAGLSPSERADLLTLLGGLPRTITVILIEHDMDVALQAADWVTVMHNGSIFAEGDPDEIQDNQVVLDIYLGARGHE, from the coding sequence GTGACGGATACGGCGCGCCCAGAAGCGAACGTCCCCGTCCTGCAACTGCAGGGCGTGGGGCGTCGCTTCGGCGCGCTGCAAGCGGTACGAGATGTGACGATGGAGATTGCCGAAGGAGAGCGGCGTGCGATCCTTGGCCCGAACGGGGCAGGCAAGACGACGCTCTTCAACGTGATCGCGGGGGATTTCCTGCCCACGTCGGGCGACGTCTTCTTCTTTGGCACCAAGATCACCGACCTGCCGGCACACAAGCGGACCCGGATGGGTCTGGCTCGCACGTACCAGACGTCGCTGCTCTTTGGTGGACTGAGCGTTCGCGACAACATCTTCCTGGGTGTCAGGGGGGTCAAGCCGAGGCGGCTCAGCCTGCGGCGCCCGACCAAGAACGATCGTGATCATGCAACGGTGGAGCGACTCGCCGAGTCGGTCGGGCTGACATCTGTTCTCGATACGGGTGTCGACTCGCTGTCACATGGACAGCAGCGCCAGTTGGAGATCGCCATGGCATTGTCATCGTCTCCCCGGTTGCTCCTGCTCGACGAACCTGCGGCAGGGTTGTCTCCGAGTGAGCGCGCAGATCTCTTGACCCTTCTGGGAGGATTACCTCGGACGATCACCGTGATTCTCATCGAGCACGACATGGATGTGGCCTTGCAGGCCGCCGATTGGGTGACGGTGATGCACAATGGGTCCATCTTCGCCGAGGGCGATCCGGACGAGATTCAGGACAACCAGGTCGTCCTGGACATCTACCTTGGAGCGCGTGGACATGAGTGA
- the livF_5 gene encoding high-affinity branched-chain amino acid transport ATP-binding protein LivF produces MSEALLEIRSLNVYYGRSHVLQDIDLTVGDEPISLIGRNGMGKTTLCNAIMGLVPAASGSIVFDGAELTNRKTHRIAAQGLGYVPQGRRLFPSLTVAEHLRLVQRKGSANAWDLDRVYELFPPLADRRAFGASLLSGGEQQMLAIARALLLHPRLLVMDEPSEGLAPVIVDQLVEILQGLRAHGIGLLLIEQNLGVATSVSDRLAVMVGGRIALETTSERMLTDRDAQRQYLGVSPHGEEQEHED; encoded by the coding sequence ATGAGTGAGGCACTACTCGAGATCAGGTCACTCAACGTCTACTACGGGCGCAGTCACGTGTTGCAGGACATCGACCTGACGGTCGGTGACGAGCCGATCTCGCTGATCGGCCGCAACGGCATGGGCAAGACGACGCTCTGCAACGCGATCATGGGGCTCGTCCCGGCGGCCTCGGGCAGTATCGTGTTCGACGGTGCCGAGTTGACCAACCGAAAGACCCACCGGATTGCAGCTCAGGGCCTGGGGTATGTGCCACAGGGCCGGCGGCTGTTCCCTTCCCTCACCGTGGCGGAGCACCTGCGGCTCGTCCAGAGGAAGGGCAGTGCCAACGCGTGGGACCTCGATCGTGTGTACGAACTGTTCCCACCCCTGGCGGACCGCCGGGCGTTCGGCGCTTCGCTGCTGTCGGGCGGTGAGCAACAGATGCTGGCCATCGCACGAGCGCTGCTGCTCCATCCCCGCCTGCTCGTGATGGACGAGCCTTCGGAAGGCCTGGCACCGGTCATCGTGGATCAGCTCGTCGAGATTCTGCAGGGCTTGCGTGCGCACGGAATCGGGTTGCTGCTCATCGAGCAGAATCTCGGTGTCGCGACGAGCGTCTCGGACCGCCTTGCAGTGATGGTAGGTGGACGAATTGCACTCGAAACAACCTCCGAACGGATGCTCACCGATCGTGACGCGCAGCGCCAGTACTTGGGTGTCAGCCCGCACGGAGAAGAGCAGGAACACGAGGATTGA
- a CDS encoding TIM-barrel signal transduction protein, protein MTGKEALAKLRKTLDNGGVIIGAGAGTGISAKCAEAGGTDLIIIYNSGRYRMAGRGSLAGLMPYGDANAIVIDMAREVLPIVKHTPVLAGVCGTDPFRLMDKFLDEVEETGFAGVQNFPTVGLIDGTFRKNLEETGMGYGLEVEMIRLAHEKGLLTTPYAFDEESSQAMAEAGADVVVAHMGLTTKGSIGAETALTIEGAAERVQRIRDAAVAVRDDIIVLCHGGPIAEPEDAEYVLRNTSGVAGFFGASSMERLPTEIAMTANMKRFKSISR, encoded by the coding sequence ATGACGGGAAAAGAGGCGCTGGCGAAGTTGCGCAAGACGCTCGACAACGGCGGCGTGATCATCGGAGCGGGAGCCGGCACCGGTATCTCGGCGAAGTGTGCCGAGGCCGGTGGGACGGATCTCATCATCATCTACAACTCCGGTCGGTATCGCATGGCGGGGCGAGGCTCGCTCGCAGGGCTCATGCCGTACGGCGATGCGAATGCGATCGTGATCGACATGGCCCGCGAGGTTCTGCCGATCGTGAAGCACACACCGGTCCTGGCCGGAGTGTGCGGCACAGATCCGTTCCGGCTGATGGACAAGTTCCTCGACGAGGTCGAGGAGACGGGTTTTGCCGGTGTGCAGAACTTCCCGACGGTCGGCCTGATCGACGGGACGTTCCGCAAGAATCTCGAGGAGACGGGGATGGGCTACGGCCTCGAGGTCGAGATGATCCGCCTCGCGCACGAGAAGGGCCTGTTGACGACTCCGTACGCGTTCGACGAGGAGTCGTCCCAGGCGATGGCGGAGGCGGGAGCGGACGTGGTCGTCGCCCACATGGGGCTGACCACGAAGGGCTCGATTGGCGCCGAGACCGCCCTCACGATCGAGGGAGCCGCCGAGCGGGTACAACGGATACGGGACGCAGCGGTCGCGGTGCGAGACGACATTATCGTGTTGTGCCATGGAGGCCCGATCGCCGAGCCGGAGGATGCCGAATACGTCCTTCGCAACACGAGCGGTGTCGCGGGGTTCTTCGGTGCATCCAGCATGGAGCGCCTGCCCACGGAGATCGCCATGACCGCAAACATGAAGAGGTTCAAGAGCATCAGTCGCTAG